The genomic interval GCTTTTTAGCTTTTTCGTGTAAATCATCATACAGTTTTTTATACATTTCCAATCGCTTTTTTTGGTAAGGACCTGCTTGTAAAAAGCTATTTGATATATTGCCTTGGTTCCATTCGTTCCAGAGTTTTGCCATAGCTGCTTTATCTTTTGCCGAATTAGATACAATATTGGTTGACTCATAAGGATCTTTCTCCATGTCAAATAACTCTGGTTGGACATTTTTACCATATCCCTCAAGTAAGTATTTCGTTTTTTCTGTTCGCACTGACCATGCTTTTCCATCGTCCATTCTCCAAAATAAGGCATCATGTGGCGTTCCTTTTTTAGCTCCTGTTAGGAACGGAATCAAGTTGGTTCCTTCTAGTTTTTCGCCTGATGTATCTCCATTTCCTAGCGCTACAGCCGTTGCCGAGATATCCAAAGAGGATACTAATCCTTCAAAAACACCTTTTTTCAAATTCCCATTTGGCCAATGTAAAAAGAAAGGAACATGAGAACCTCCTTCGTGCATACTACCTTTTCCGCCCACAAATGGACCGTTGAAAGCAAAACCATGACCTTGCTTTTCAGCTCTTGGGCCACCATTGTCCGACAAGAAGAATATTAAAGTGTTGTCATATTTTCCAGAATCTTTCAAAGCTTTAATAATAATACCAACTCCTTCGTCCATTTTGTCAATCATGGCAGCATACACTCTACGTTGCGGATCTTTGATATTCTTATATTTGTCAATCGTTTCTTTAGGTGCTTCTAGTGGTAAATGTGGCGCATTATAGGCCATATACAAACAGAATGGTTTTTTGCTGTCACCAATAAATTTTGCCGCATCTTTACTAAGTGCTGTAGTTAAATATTCATTGAATTCTCCTGCTTTATCATTACGTGTCAAAGGATGGTAACTGCCCTCATTAGCGCTATATGCTGGTTCTCCTGTTTTTTCAGAAACTAATGGCGCAACGGTTTTTACATTTTCGGGAAAGTAGGAGTGACCGCCTGCCAAAAATCCGTAGAAATAATCAAAACCGCGATTGTTTGGATGAAAAGGTTCTGAACCTCCCATATGCCATTTTCCTATTATTCCCGTGGTGTAACCCGATTTTTTGAGTCGGTTGGCAAAGGTTTGTTCGGTTAATGGTAAACCGTTGTACATGTCAAATGGCGAGTTGGTCAAATTGATTTCCAATCCAAAACGGGCTTGATAGCGTCCTGTAAGTAGACCCGCACGTGAAGGGCCACAGTACGGATGCGTCACATAACCGTTTTTGAAAATCACACCATTCTTTGCCAATTTATCTAAATTTGGCGTCTTGATTTCGGTAGAACCTGTAAATCCTACATCGCCATATCCTAAGTCATCGGCTAAGATTACTAGGATATTTGGTTTTTCTTGCGCCGTTGTTTTGATGGTGATTACCAGAACTAAACATGCTAATAAATAATGTATTTTTCTCATTTTAAGGCTTTCAAGGTGTTTTTTATTTTTAGACTTTAATCAATGCTTTTGGTTTATTTTCGAAAATGATTTAGCTTAGAAAGCAATGCTTATTTTTTGAATTTGATTTTAAATGCAAAAGCTTCTTCGCAAGGTTTGTTGCCTTTTACAGTGATTTTTAAACCTGAAGCAGATTGCTTCCAATCCAATTTGTTTTTTCCGCTTACAAAAGTTACCGATTCTACTTTTCGTTTATCGTATTCATTATTAGTAGCCAAAGATTTGATGTTGAAAACGCCATCTTTTGACCAACCTAAAGCTGTTGCATACAATACATCACCGTTTGTAGTGAAACGAATGTCTTCAAAACCGGCGTCTTTGTTGTTCTTTTCGGTATGGTTTCCTTTGTCTACTTTGGTTGGACCTTCGCCATAAATTTTCCAAGGGCGAGTATTAAAAATCACCTCGTCATTAACAGAAAGCCATTCTCCCATAGTAGCCAAAATTTTCTTGGCAGGATCTGGAATTGTTCCGTCTGCTTTTGGTCCTATATTCAATAGTAAACAACCATTTTTACTCACAATGTCAATCAATTCATCTAGTAGATAATCGGCTGTTTTGTACTCTTCATTGTCGATGTATCCCCAAGATATTTTACCAATAGAGGTATCTGTTTGCCAAGGATATTTGTTGATATTGTCCATGCGACCACGCTCCAAATCTAGAACAATTAAATCTTCTGGGAAAGAAGGGTATTTCATGTTTTTGTCTTGAAAAACGACTTCTTTATTCCATTCTTCTCCTTTGTTGTAATAGTACGAAAGGATTTTTTTGTGTACGGGTTCAAAACCAGCATCATCCAAACCGTAATCAAACCAAAGCAAATCGGGTTTGTAATTGTCAATAATATCGGTTGTTCTGTTCCACCAAAGGTTCAAATATTGTTTTGTTGGCGCAGCTCCTGGTTCAACAGGTTCTCCGTATAGATCAAAATATCTAGGATCATTAGTATCCCAAGTTGGGTCGTTTTTGTAGTAATACAAACGGTTGTAAGCAAAGTGCGATGACATACCAAACTTTAATCCTTGTGTTTTACAAGCATCGGCTAGCATTTTCATCACGTCTTTTTTAGGCCCTGTTTCTACAACATTCCATCGTGTTACTTTAGAGTTGTACATGGCGTATCCATCGTGGTGTTCTCCAACAGGAACTACATAACGTGCACCTGATTTTTTGAATAACGCAATCCATTCTTCAGCATCAAATTTCTCTGCTTTGAACATCGGAATGAAGTCTTTGTATCCGAATTTTGAAGGGTCACCATAATGTTCTCTATGATAGCTGTACGGATTCATGCCTCCTTTATTCCACTTTTGGTCGTAAATTCCTTTAGGGAATTTTTCACTACTATAGGCAGGAACGGCGTAAGGTCCCCAATGTAAAAAAATTCCAAATTTGGCATCTTTAAACCATTCTGGTACTTTGTAACCTGCACGAATCGATTCCCAACTGTCGTCGTACTTCTTTTTGATTGTTTGCGGTTTGTTTTGTGCACCAATGTTGAGGCTAAGTGCTAAACAAAATACCAAGGCTTTTTTGTACATACTAATTTTATTTACTGTCATTTATTAATTTACATCCTCTAACACAATTTCTTTTCGTTTATCACTGTTTTGCAAAGAGAAATGGATGTTTTTTGTTTCTAATTTTTCGATGTGTCGGGCGTACATACCAAAAGCAGGAACGGCGCCAAGTTTTGTGAATTCAGGATACTGTAACTCATTTTCGGGAACTATAATTTCGCTGTCTTTTTCAGTTCCGCCGCCTGGTAAACTGATTTTGATGTTTTTCAATTTGATATTCCCAATTTTATGGTTGGGTGTACCGGTGAAAAAGAAACCAACGGTAGGTTTGATTCGGCAATCTTCCAATTTTCTAGAAACGGCATTAATGTTAGAAATAACTACATTATTAATAGTTCCTACGGGTTGTTTGGGTGCGTCACGATAGACCAATCCTCGTTCGCCTAAGCGAATGAAAATCGGCATTTCTACATTTTCCATTTTGATGTTGTCTATCAAAACGTTGTTGATATTGGCTCCATCAACACTCAAAATTTTGATTCCGCCACCTCTTGTATCATGTATAAAACAATCTTTTACAGTAATGTCTCTAAAATCGCCCATGGATTCGGTACCAAATTTTATAGCACCCCATTCGCTTTTAATTTTACAATTAAGCACTTTTATATTTTGTGTCGGTTTTGGGCTGGTTGTTTTAAAACATATCGCATCGTCTCCAGAATCAATCGTACAATTTTTAATCAATCCGTTTGTGCTAGAATCAATATCTATGGCATCATTATTTTGATTGGCGTGACTGTGAATATCAATTTTATCGACCACAAAATTGTTGCATTGAAAGATGTGCAATGTCCAAGCAGCAGGCTGACGAAGGTGGATGTCCTTTAATAAAATTGTACTGGAACGAACCAAACGAACCAAAAACGGACGGTCAAATTTTTTGACTTTTCCGCCGTCATACAAAGCACTTTCTTTTAAGTCCAGTTGCGACAGCTTTTCTTTTTCGCCGATGCGTTTTAGTGTTTCTTCTACTTTTTTGGGTGTAAAAAGTTCTCCTCGGCCATCGATAGTACCTTTCCCAATAATCCCGATGTTTTTTACATCTATGGCTCCAACCAAACATTTTCCGCGCAGTTGTCCTGTGGCATCTACAAAAGGATCAATGCTAATGTAATCATTTGGGTTGTCGCTACCCAAAAGTGTTGTATTGTTCTCTACTTTTAGAGTTACATTATCTTTTAATAACAGCGTACCCGAAATGTAGATTCCGTCTTCAATAAGAACAGTTCCTCCGCCAGCTTGATTACAAGCGTCAATTGCAGACTGAATGGCTTTTGTATTTAGCGTATTGTTATCTCCTTTGGCTCCAAAATCACGAACATCCCAAGTTTTTTTTGTTTGGAAATTGAAAAAGGAAATTACGACAATTGCAATTAGTGCCATTTTAAGAAGCGTATTGTTTTTCATTTGTGTCTTCACGTTTAGAAGGTGAGTGTAATCCAATTTCTGGATATACAAAAATGAAGAATAGTATCTGTTTTTTGTTTAACAGATGATTTTGATGCTAAGCTATATGGTTTTCTAAATAAAAGAATACCTTGAAAAGTTGAAATGTATCCTTAAAATATACCTACAAAGACATACTGTTTTGAATGAAAGTTTTTGAAAATAAAAAATCCGATTTCGGATAGCTCCAAAATCGGATTTTTACATGATTTTTTTAAACTATTCAATCAATGAAATATAAGTGTAATAAACGCCGTATTTGTTTTTTCCTTCGATAAAATCGTTAGCCAAAAAGGTTTTTCCCTTTTCGAGATTGACTTCAAAATTCACTTCTACATCTTCCTTTTGAATTTGTTTTTCTAATAACTGGCTTTGAATTTGAATCCTAACTTTGGTAGGTTTTATTGTTTTGTAAGTAAACCAGTTTTTAGGGTTTTCGTTTGGAATTCCCCAAATTTCTGCGGGACATTCTTTTGGCCATCTGCGGCAGGAAATACGATATTTTCCTTTCTTGGCCACTTCGATTGCGTGCATGTTGTTGCTGTTTTTCATTCCTTCAGCGACTTGTTCACTTTTCCAAATTCCATCGTCATCACCAATGGCATGCTGGATCGTTAATTTGATTTCCTTTTGTTCAGGATTTCCAATAATTGCAGCGGGCATTTGGTAGTACTCTGGATTGGTTTTGGTATGGATTAGAAAATTAGAATTATTAGCCAACAACTGTTGCACTATTGCAGGATGTTGTGCAGCAATATCGTTTTTTTGCATTTTATCTGTGTTCATATCATAGAGTTCCTTACCATTAATCAACCTCCAATTGTCTTTGATAAGGCAAGTTTCGTCTACATCCATCGGTGGACGCCAGTCTTGTCTATTGTGTACAAAAACCGTACGGTCTTGGTTGGCTTTTTCTTTTTGTAGCAAAACAGGCCCTAAATCGATTCCATCCATTTGTTGGTTTTTTGGCATTGTTAAATTGCAAAGCGAAGCCAAGGTGGGTAATAAATCAACATGGGCTGCTGTAGCATCCAAATCTTTCCCTCCACTTATTTTTCCATCTTTCCATCGAATGAAAAAAGGCACACGGTGACCTCCATCTGTTTTGGAACCTTTTCTACCATTATACCCTTTGTTATACCCAATTTTTCCATCGGGGCTTATTCCGTTTGCAGTGCCGTTATCGGTCATGTAAATCAGAATGGTGTTGTCTGTGAGTTTATTCTTTTTTAAGAAAGCTTCCAGTTTACCAAAATTCTCATCAATATTTGCCAGCATTCCGTAGTATTCGGCGCTAACAATTTGTTTGTTTTTAGCTAACTCTCGGTACGGCTTTGCATATTTCTCCTCTACGTACAATGGACCGTGCGGCGCATTGGTGGGTAAGTAGATAAAAAACGGCTTGTCTTTGTTTTTGGTGATAAATTGCATCGTTTGATCAAACCAAACATCGGTGCAATAGCCTTGAAATTGTTTGGGTTCGTTATTTACAAAATAGGTGTCATTAAAATAATTGTTTCCCCAATAATCGGAAAGTTCCCCTACGCCACCTGCTTTGTGTTGTACCACAACGTCAAAACCGCTATCCGTTGGTCGAACTGGATAGTTGTCTCCCAAATGCCATTTGCCAAACATTCCTGTTATGTATCCATTTTGACTAAAAATATCTGCAATAGTAGATGGGTTTCCAGACAATGCATCTCGGCCTTTGTAAGTTGCCCAAGCCCCATTATTGATAGGATATCGCCCAGTCATGAGCGCGCCACGAGTGGGAGCACATAACGGACTTACATGAAAGTCGGTCATGCGTACCGCTTGTTTGTAAAAGCTATCTATGTTTGGTGTTTTTAACCAAGGGTTTCCTTGACAAGCCAAATCGCCTATGCCTTGGTCGTCTGTTAAAATTAGAATGACGTTGGGTTGTTTTTGGTTAATAGCCTTTTGTTGTGAATATAAGTTAACAAATAAGCACAGTGTGAGTATTAGGGCTATTTTTTTCATCTTTTATTTTTTTGTGCTTATTGAAATTGTTTCACTTTTAAATTGGTCAGAATTTGCAGTGATTTTTGTTTTCCCTGTTTTTCCGTGTAGGGATTGTACAATCATTAAAGCACGTCCTTGACTTGTAGTAAGTCTATTAGATTGAAAATTCTGGATGTTGCTTGCCGCACCATTGTCTACTCCTAAAATTTTTAAATCCCCTTGTACATCAAAAGTAACCTTAGTATCCTCAGTTTTCACTTCGTTACCCGCTTTATCTAGTAGTTGAACGATAATATGCGCTACATCATATCCATCAGCAGTTAAGGTAGTTTTATCCGTTGTGATTTTTAAACTTGTTGGAGCCGAGCTTGTTTTGATCTTTGAAGTTATTTCTTGACCGTCAAAACCTGCTTTGGCTGTAATTGTTCCTTCTTCAAAAGGAACAACCCAACGAAAAATTCGCTCTGGACTATCATTCATACTACGACTGCCTAATGATCTTCCGTTTACGAACAATTCTACTTGAGCATAGTTTGATGCTACTTCAACTACAATAGGTTCTCCTTTTTTGTAATTCCAATGCATATTAGAATCACGCCATTTGTACGACCCTTTGTTTTTTGGTACAGCTTGTCCCGTGATATCATCTACTGTAAACCCGGATTCTTTGATAGGCAATGTTCCGATAGAAATGTGCGGTTTGTTTACCCAAATACTTTTGAAATAATTAAAACCTTGGTATTTAAATCCTGCTAAATCTAAGATGTCACCCCAGCCACTTTTTTCAGGCCATTTTTGATCACGTTCCCCAATATAATCAATTCCTGTCCACATGTACATACTAAAAACCCCAGGATATTCAATCACTTGTTTCCAGTCATCCCATGTGCCAGGGTTTTCGTTAATAGTAACTTGTTTGTGTGGGAAGTGTTTTTGTGCCCATGGTAAGATTAAGTTTCTATAACTGTAACCGACTAAATCTACGGCATCTGCATAGCCACTCACATGGCTTATTTGAGGAATAACCAAATTGGCAGTTGTAGGGCGAGTATTATCTAATTCTTTTACCCAAGCGTTTAGTCTTCTTGCTGTTTCTTCTAAGAGATATTTACCTTTGACTTCTTTATCATATCTTTCTTTTAATTGTTCTGGAGTGAATTTTGGTAAACTTCCCCAGAATTCTCCAGAGTCTTGAGGGTCTTTGCGGTCTGTCCAGAATCCTGTTGCATATCGATATTCAAGATAAGTCCATTCAATTTCATTACCAATACTCCATTGATAAACAGATGGATGATTTCTGTCTCGTAGTATGGTGCGTTTTAAGTCACTTTCTCCCCATTTTTGAAAATGATTGGTATAACCGCGTGTAATGCTATCTTTAATGCGGTCATGATAATTCAAACGTTTGTCTTTTGGATAATCTAATTCATCAAAAATTTCATCTTGAACTAAGAATCCCATTTCATCGCATAGATCCAAAAACTCTTGTGAATAGGGGTTATGCGAAGTACGGATTGCATTTACTCCAGCCTCTTTTAAGCTTTTTAATCGACGAGCCCAAACGCCTTTTGGTACGGCAGCTCCAACAAGACCTGCATCGTGATGCAAACAAACTCCTTTTACCAAAGTTTCTTTTCCGTTCAAGAAAAAGCCTTCTCCAGCCGTAAAACGTAAGGAACGAATTCCAAACGGAGTGGTATACGTTTCTAAAGTTTTCCCGTTTAACTTAATTTCTGAAATTACTTTGTATCTATTTGGCGTTTCAATATCCCATAATTGAGGATTTTTAACGTGAATATATTGTGTAAAAGCTTGTTCTTTATTGCCGTCAATAAGTAGTTTTTCTTGATTTTTAGCGACTTGTTTTCCTTTTTCATTCAGGATTTTAGTGACCAAAGTAAATTCAGTTTTTGAATTTAGCTTATTTTTAATTTTGGTTTCAATTTGAACAGTTGCTTGTTCTTTGGTTACTTTTGGTGTAGTTACATAAGTTCCCCAAATAGGAATGTGTACCGAATTTAGAACTACCAATTTTACATTTCTATAAATTCCACTTCCTGTGTACCATCTACAATCGGCATAACGTGTATGATCAACCTTTACAGCGATCACATTATCCCCTGATTTATTCAAATAAGGTGTTAAATCAAAATAAAAGGGTGTATAACCATATGGGTTTTCACCTAATTTTTTTCCGTTTAACCAAACTTCGGAATTATTGTACACACCATCAAACAGTACAAAAGCCGATTGTCCTGATTTTAGGTCTAAAGCAAAATGTTTGCGGTACCAACCTAAACCACCAGGTAGATACCCTGTAGCGCCTTCCAATTTTTCGTCAAATGGAGCTTCAATACTCCAATCATGTGGAAGGTTTAGCTTTCGCCATTGGGCGTCGTTTAGTTCCTTTGCAAAAGCATCTTTCTTTTGGTCTAATGAAAATTTCCAACCAAAATTAAAATCTGATTCCCTACTGTGTTGGGCATAAGTGAAAAGCGTAAATGCTAAAAAGGATAATAGAAAAATTTTTATTTTCATGGCTTCAAAAATAGGAGTTAATTTATTGGGTTTTATTTTCTTGTTGGATGCGTTGTTTTTGTTTGTTGCTAAGGCCTTGCTTGAGATAAACGTCAACAGCATGATTTACTCGGTGTTCTTTCATTTCTGGGTCATTCAAGTCTTGACTCAAATCGCAATCAAAACGCACCATAATAGAATGGTTTTTGCCTTTTTCCCCTTGATTGATAAAATGAGATAAGCCCCAACTGATTCCTCTTCCGTCTTTAGTGTCTGTAAAAGCATCTGGTACAAATGGTGCTGCGGCATAGGGCATCAATTCGGTAATAGCAGCAATGTTGAAATTTACACCATCTTCAG from Flavobacterium ovatum carries:
- a CDS encoding sulfatase-like hydrolase/transferase, which translates into the protein MRKIHYLLACLVLVITIKTTAQEKPNILVILADDLGYGDVGFTGSTEIKTPNLDKLAKNGVIFKNGYVTHPYCGPSRAGLLTGRYQARFGLEINLTNSPFDMYNGLPLTEQTFANRLKKSGYTTGIIGKWHMGGSEPFHPNNRGFDYFYGFLAGGHSYFPENVKTVAPLVSEKTGEPAYSANEGSYHPLTRNDKAGEFNEYLTTALSKDAAKFIGDSKKPFCLYMAYNAPHLPLEAPKETIDKYKNIKDPQRRVYAAMIDKMDEGVGIIIKALKDSGKYDNTLIFFLSDNGGPRAEKQGHGFAFNGPFVGGKGSMHEGGSHVPFFLHWPNGNLKKGVFEGLVSSLDISATAVALGNGDTSGEKLEGTNLIPFLTGAKKGTPHDALFWRMDDGKAWSVRTEKTKYLLEGYGKNVQPELFDMEKDPYESTNIVSNSAKDKAAMAKLWNEWNQGNISNSFLQAGPYQKKRLEMYKKLYDDLHEKAKKQKLLIIE
- a CDS encoding sugar-binding domain-containing protein codes for the protein MKIKIFLLSFLAFTLFTYAQHSRESDFNFGWKFSLDQKKDAFAKELNDAQWRKLNLPHDWSIEAPFDEKLEGATGYLPGGLGWYRKHFALDLKSGQSAFVLFDGVYNNSEVWLNGKKLGENPYGYTPFYFDLTPYLNKSGDNVIAVKVDHTRYADCRWYTGSGIYRNVKLVVLNSVHIPIWGTYVTTPKVTKEQATVQIETKIKNKLNSKTEFTLVTKILNEKGKQVAKNQEKLLIDGNKEQAFTQYIHVKNPQLWDIETPNRYKVISEIKLNGKTLETYTTPFGIRSLRFTAGEGFFLNGKETLVKGVCLHHDAGLVGAAVPKGVWARRLKSLKEAGVNAIRTSHNPYSQEFLDLCDEMGFLVQDEIFDELDYPKDKRLNYHDRIKDSITRGYTNHFQKWGESDLKRTILRDRNHPSVYQWSIGNEIEWTYLEYRYATGFWTDRKDPQDSGEFWGSLPKFTPEQLKERYDKEVKGKYLLEETARRLNAWVKELDNTRPTTANLVIPQISHVSGYADAVDLVGYSYRNLILPWAQKHFPHKQVTINENPGTWDDWKQVIEYPGVFSMYMWTGIDYIGERDQKWPEKSGWGDILDLAGFKYQGFNYFKSIWVNKPHISIGTLPIKESGFTVDDITGQAVPKNKGSYKWRDSNMHWNYKKGEPIVVEVASNYAQVELFVNGRSLGSRSMNDSPERIFRWVVPFEEGTITAKAGFDGQEITSKIKTSSAPTSLKITTDKTTLTADGYDVAHIIVQLLDKAGNEVKTEDTKVTFDVQGDLKILGVDNGAASNIQNFQSNRLTTSQGRALMIVQSLHGKTGKTKITANSDQFKSETISISTKK
- a CDS encoding alpha-L-fucosidase, encoding MTVNKISMYKKALVFCLALSLNIGAQNKPQTIKKKYDDSWESIRAGYKVPEWFKDAKFGIFLHWGPYAVPAYSSEKFPKGIYDQKWNKGGMNPYSYHREHYGDPSKFGYKDFIPMFKAEKFDAEEWIALFKKSGARYVVPVGEHHDGYAMYNSKVTRWNVVETGPKKDVMKMLADACKTQGLKFGMSSHFAYNRLYYYKNDPTWDTNDPRYFDLYGEPVEPGAAPTKQYLNLWWNRTTDIIDNYKPDLLWFDYGLDDAGFEPVHKKILSYYYNKGEEWNKEVVFQDKNMKYPSFPEDLIVLDLERGRMDNINKYPWQTDTSIGKISWGYIDNEEYKTADYLLDELIDIVSKNGCLLLNIGPKADGTIPDPAKKILATMGEWLSVNDEVIFNTRPWKIYGEGPTKVDKGNHTEKNNKDAGFEDIRFTTNGDVLYATALGWSKDGVFNIKSLATNNEYDKRKVESVTFVSGKNKLDWKQSASGLKITVKGNKPCEEAFAFKIKFKK
- a CDS encoding arylsulfatase, whose amino-acid sequence is MKKIALILTLCLFVNLYSQQKAINQKQPNVILILTDDQGIGDLACQGNPWLKTPNIDSFYKQAVRMTDFHVSPLCAPTRGALMTGRYPINNGAWATYKGRDALSGNPSTIADIFSQNGYITGMFGKWHLGDNYPVRPTDSGFDVVVQHKAGGVGELSDYWGNNYFNDTYFVNNEPKQFQGYCTDVWFDQTMQFITKNKDKPFFIYLPTNAPHGPLYVEEKYAKPYRELAKNKQIVSAEYYGMLANIDENFGKLEAFLKKNKLTDNTILIYMTDNGTANGISPDGKIGYNKGYNGRKGSKTDGGHRVPFFIRWKDGKISGGKDLDATAAHVDLLPTLASLCNLTMPKNQQMDGIDLGPVLLQKEKANQDRTVFVHNRQDWRPPMDVDETCLIKDNWRLINGKELYDMNTDKMQKNDIAAQHPAIVQQLLANNSNFLIHTKTNPEYYQMPAAIIGNPEQKEIKLTIQHAIGDDDGIWKSEQVAEGMKNSNNMHAIEVAKKGKYRISCRRWPKECPAEIWGIPNENPKNWFTYKTIKPTKVRIQIQSQLLEKQIQKEDVEVNFEVNLEKGKTFLANDFIEGKNKYGVYYTYISLIE
- a CDS encoding glycoside hydrolase family 28 protein, producing the protein MKNNTLLKMALIAIVVISFFNFQTKKTWDVRDFGAKGDNNTLNTKAIQSAIDACNQAGGGTVLIEDGIYISGTLLLKDNVTLKVENNTTLLGSDNPNDYISIDPFVDATGQLRGKCLVGAIDVKNIGIIGKGTIDGRGELFTPKKVEETLKRIGEKEKLSQLDLKESALYDGGKVKKFDRPFLVRLVRSSTILLKDIHLRQPAAWTLHIFQCNNFVVDKIDIHSHANQNNDAIDIDSSTNGLIKNCTIDSGDDAICFKTTSPKPTQNIKVLNCKIKSEWGAIKFGTESMGDFRDITVKDCFIHDTRGGGIKILSVDGANINNVLIDNIKMENVEMPIFIRLGERGLVYRDAPKQPVGTINNVVISNINAVSRKLEDCRIKPTVGFFFTGTPNHKIGNIKLKNIKISLPGGGTEKDSEIIVPENELQYPEFTKLGAVPAFGMYARHIEKLETKNIHFSLQNSDKRKEIVLEDVN